One window from the genome of Cottoperca gobio unplaced genomic scaffold, fCotGob3.1 fCotGob3_487arrow_ctg1, whole genome shotgun sequence encodes:
- the slc5a6b gene encoding solute carrier family 5 member 6, whose amino-acid sequence MDASEQKRFSAADYVIFALLLVASVGIGLYHALSGGRQRTTQEFLLADRSMSCLPVSLSLIASFQSAVAIIGVPAEIYTHGTQYWFIGCSYILGLLIPAHVFIPVLYRLQLSSVYQYLELRFSKAVRICGTLTFIFQTVIYMGLCVYTPAFALNAVTGFELWAAVLATGLVCTVYTTMGGLKAVIWTDVFQTLVMFAGQLAVIVVGVQRTGGVSEVWRKVQEGNRISSLDLNPDPTERHTFWTLGVGGVFLMLSLYGVNQAQVQRYLSARTEREAIRSVYMAFPFLQLALALSCTMGLVMFARYCGEDPSERLGTRSRDAMVMYFVMDMLEGLPGLPGLFVACLFSAALSTISSAFNSLATVTMEDLIKPHFPAMTEARATLLSKALALFYGLLCLAMAYLSHLMGESVLQVALKIFGMVGGPILGLSVSGCSSRGPLHRGGSRSGSRSGFGVLGRYREHRHWRLRHENAAVQLQSGQHDGCCPRCTQQRHAEPALWPEEVLLVVLHVVQRVQLPHSRHHRPDHQQPHRPYEGGRRDTRNHLPVVGEAAVLSA is encoded by the exons ATGGACGCGTCGGAGCAGAAGCGTTTCTCGGCCGCGGACTACGTGATATTCGCGCTCTTGCTCGTGGCCTCTGTGGGCATCGGGCTGTACCACGCTCTCTCCGGTGGCCGCCAGCGCACCACGCAGGAGTTCCTGCTGGCGGACCGGAGCATGAGCTGCCTTCCCGTCTCGCTGTCGCTCATCGCCTCCTTCCAGTCCGCCGTGGCGATCATCGGCGTTCCGGCAGAAATCTACACGCACGGTACGCAGTACTGGTTCATCGGCTGCTCCTACATCCTGGGCCTCCTGATCCCTGCGCATGTCTTCATCCCTGTGCTGTACAGACTGCAGCTCTCCAGCGTTTACCAG tATCTAGAGCTGCGCTTCAGTAAAGCGGTGCGTATCTGTGGGACTCTGACCTTCATCTTCCAGACG gtgatcTATATGGGACTCTGTGTTTACACTCCGGCCTTCGCTCTGAATGCAG TCACTGGCTTTGAGTTATGGGCTGCAGTGCTGGCCACTGGACTCGTGTGCACGGTGTACACAACAATG GGCGGTCTGAAGGCCGTCATTTGGACAGACGTCTTCCAGACGCTGGTGATGTTTGCAGGGCAGCTCGCCGTCATCGTGGTCGGGGTGCAGCGCACCGGAGGCGTGTCCGAAGTCTGGAGGAAAGTCCAGGAAGGAAACCGCATCTCTTCTCTGGA CCTGAACCCCGAccccacagagagacacacctTCTGGACTCTGGGTGTCGGCGGCGTCTTCCTCATGCTGTCTCTGTACGGCGTGAACCAGGCGCAGGTCCAGAGATACCTCAGCGCTCGCACGGAGAGAGAAGCCATCAG GTCTGTGTACATGGCGTTCCCCTTCCTGCAGCTGGCGCTGGCTCTCAGCTGCACGATGGGACTCGTCATGTTCGCTCGTTACTGCGGAGAAGATCCGTCGGAGCGTCTGGGCACGCGCTCCAGAGACGCC ATGGTGATGTACTTTGTGATGGACATGCTGGAAGGTCTTCCTGGACTTCCTGGTCTGTTTGTCGCCTGTTTGTTCAGTGCAGCTCTCAG CACCATCTCTTCGGCCTTTAACTCTTTGGCCACCGTGACGATGGAAGACCTCATCAAACCACATTTTCCCGCCATGACGGAGGCGAGAGCGACGCTGCTGTCCAAAGCTTTAG CTCTGTTCTACGGGCTGCTGTGTCTGGCCATGGCGTATCTCTCTCACCTGATGGGGGAGTCAGTTCTGCAG GTCGCTCTGAAAATCTTCGGGATGGTCGGAGGTCCGATTCTGGGACTTTCTGTCTCGGGATGTTCTTCCCGTGGGCCACTCCACC GGGGCGGGAGCCGGTCTGGGAGCCGGTCTGGGTTTGGCGTTCTGGGTCGGTATCGGGAGCATCGTCACTGGCGGCTCCGACACGAAAACGCTGCCGTCCAACTGCAAAGCGGCCAACACGACGGCTGCTGCCCTCGCTGCACTCAGCAACGCCACGCTGAG CCGGCCCTCTGGCCTGAAGAGGTTTTACTCGTTGTCCTACATGTGGTACAGCGCGTTCAACTGCCTCACAGTCGTCATCATAGGCCTGATCATCAGCAGCCTCACAG GCCCTATGAAGGAGGAAGACGTGACACCAGGAACCATCTACCCGTTGTTGGGGAAGCTGCTGTGCTTTCTGCCTGA
- the cenpo gene encoding centromere protein O yields MEGSSTKGVLSHLSLLEVQTRSRKARAQQPSRVKELQKKAEALLAQRDQLKAEIQTHKDLQKLRASLDKQHEEEEEEEEEEEEEEEEMNEDSENSQLLRLMAKQTQLKDLLHAHHISGGYNVTKTSQGKGVCVSVVTAYEGVFLETYNLELDLKPRLRVGRHNVPPFIPLTRLVEQSGMQTDIRTLLDPLSQHLNAFAGRKQQLKLVKELHKSVEVLESNVLCSLLVLMFTLPAEKAVVLCSLDYTDHTRSLPTRLHFECGEKELLDSPAWKRSRSLLQETPVHKALTTMREMGNIV; encoded by the exons ATGGAGGGGTCGTCTACGAAAG GTGTTTTGAGTCACCTGAGTCTGCTGGAAGTTCAGACGAGGAGCCGTAAAGCTCGAGCTCAGCAGCCGAGTCGTGTGAAGGAGCTGCAGAAGAAAGCTGAAGCGCTGCTGGCCCAGAGAGACCAGCTGAAGGCcgagatacagacacacaag GATCTTCAGAAACTGAGGGCATCTCTGGACAAAcagcatgaagaagaagaagaagaagaagaagaagaagaagaagaagaagaagaaatgaatgaAGACTCTGAGAACTCACAACTCCTGCGCCTGATGGCCAAACAGACACAACTGAAAGACCTCCTGCATGCTCATCACATCAGCG GCGGGTACAACGTCACAAAGACCAGTCAGGGTAAAGGAGTGTGCGTGTCTGTGGTGACGGCGTACGAGGGCGTCTTCTTAGAAACCTACAACCTGGAGTTGGACCTGAAGCCGAGGCTGAGGGTCGGCCGTCACAACGTTCCCCCGTTCATTCCTTTGACCCGCCTGGTGGAGCAGAGCGGCATGCAAACAGACATCAGGACTCTGCTGGATCCCCTCAGCCAGCACCTCAACGCCTTCGCAGGACGCAAGCAGCAGCTGAAGCTCGTTAAG GAGCTCCACAAGTCCGTGGAAGTGTTGGAGAGTAATGTTCTGTGTTCTTTACTCGTGCTGATGTTCACGCTGCCGGCAGAGAAGGCGGTCGTCCTCTGCTCGCTCGACTACACCGACCACACCAGGAGTCTCCCGACGCGCCTGCACTTTGAATGTGGCG AAAAGGAGCTTCTTGATTCTCCGGCGTGGAAGAGAAGTCGCAGCCTCCTGCAGGAGACGCCTGTGCACAAAGCTTTGACAACCATGAGGGAGATGGGGAACATCGTGTAA